AATGCTGGTATTGTTCTAACACATATTGTTGATACAAGATCATTTGCCACGGTTGAGACTTATGACAGAATGATAGCAGAAAGAGCTGAGAAATATGCTACAGAGCTCCTAGGAGAATATCAAGATCTAGCAAATAAGGCTGGTGTAGAAGAAATAACTATTGATATAGACTTTGGGTCACCTAAAGCACATATTGCAAAAGAGATAGCACCTAAACACAATGTAGACCTTATCATTTGTGGCGCTACAGGGCTAAATGCAATTGAAAGGTTTTTTATCGGAAGCGTTTCGGAAGCGATTACACGTTATGCAAAATGTGACGTATTAATCGTTAGAACTGAAAAAGATTTGTAACTTTTGAATAATTAACTATAATAAATGATCCAGGGTTTTATAACCCCGGATTACTTTTTTTCTAAGCGTAATTTAGCTTGTAATATTGCATTTTCTACTTCCCGAAACCCAGTCCCTCCTACACTAT
This window of the Bacillus sp. SM2101 genome carries:
- a CDS encoding universal stress protein, with translation MSITYNKILVAVDGSKEAEWAFKKAVEIAKRNNAGIVLTHIVDTRSFATVETYDRMIAERAEKYATELLGEYQDLANKAGVEEITIDIDFGSPKAHIAKEIAPKHNVDLIICGATGLNAIERFFIGSVSEAITRYAKCDVLIVRTEKDL